The Kitasatospora setae KM-6054 genome contains a region encoding:
- a CDS encoding DMT family transporter — protein MAETTAPTAPPSPTAQTAPPSRAALPAGTARAAAAMALLGASTGVSAVFASYPVAGGQALRYALASAVLLPLARRRPRLAHRLTARELALLLALSGTGLFGFNLLLVAALRHTDPAVVGSVVGCTPLLLGVAGPLLAGRRPAARLLVAAVLVVCGAALTQGFGHGDALGLLFATGTLLCEAAFSLLAVPLLPRLGPVRVSAYTTALAVPLFAALAAFAPAAPRLPSGGELAALLYLGPVLTCGAFLLWYSALTVLPADRAGLFGGLVPLTATLSGALLAGAVPSVPQLFGAALVTAALLFGTLSTSPVPAPSPVPAPSPAPAPPSSPPGHSSGR, from the coding sequence ATGGCAGAAACCACCGCCCCGACCGCCCCGCCCTCCCCAACCGCCCAGACCGCCCCGCCCTCCCGGGCCGCCCTTCCCGCCGGCACCGCCCGCGCGGCCGCCGCGATGGCGCTGCTCGGCGCGTCCACCGGCGTGAGCGCCGTCTTCGCCTCGTACCCGGTGGCCGGCGGCCAGGCCCTGCGCTACGCCCTGGCGTCGGCGGTGCTGCTGCCGCTGGCCCGGCGGCGGCCGCGGCTCGCGCACCGGCTGACGGCCCGCGAACTCGCCCTGCTGCTGGCGCTCTCCGGCACCGGCCTGTTCGGGTTCAACCTGCTGCTGGTCGCGGCGCTGCGGCACACCGACCCGGCGGTGGTCGGCAGCGTGGTGGGCTGCACCCCGCTGCTGCTGGGCGTGGCGGGCCCGCTGCTGGCGGGCCGCCGGCCGGCCGCCCGGCTGCTGGTGGCGGCGGTACTGGTGGTGTGCGGGGCGGCGCTGACCCAGGGTTTCGGGCACGGCGACGCGCTGGGCCTGCTGTTCGCGACCGGGACGCTGCTGTGCGAGGCGGCGTTCTCGCTGCTCGCCGTGCCGCTGCTGCCGCGGCTGGGGCCGGTCCGGGTGTCGGCGTACACCACGGCGCTGGCGGTGCCGCTGTTCGCCGCCCTGGCGGCGTTCGCGCCGGCCGCGCCGCGGCTGCCGTCCGGTGGCGAGCTGGCCGCCCTGCTCTACCTGGGGCCGGTGCTGACCTGCGGCGCGTTCCTGCTCTGGTACTCGGCGCTGACCGTGCTGCCCGCCGACCGGGCGGGCCTGTTCGGCGGGCTGGTCCCGCTGACCGCGACGCTGTCCGGGGCGCTGCTGGCCGGCGCCGTCCCGTCCGTGCCGCAACTGTTCGGCGCGGCCCTGGTCACCGCCGCCCTGCTGTTCGGCACCCTGAGCACCTCCCCCGTCCCTGCTCCCTCCCCCGTCCCTGCTCCCTCCCCCGCTCCCGCCCCTCCCTCTTCACCGCCCGGCCACTCGTCCGGGCGGTAG
- a CDS encoding polysaccharide deacetylase family protein, whose product MTVDRRSVLRSASRLAAFGAAGGLVAACGGPSDGKGANGPSVAARPQPAHLAESPSAGPSLSPSPSASASPSATPFALPPLAPDTPQEVVSGPHSRPQLALTFHGQGDPAIANALLTTAEQHGARLTVLAVGSWLDEQPQIAQRILSGGHELGNHTQNHLDISTMRPEQAHEEIAQCAQRLERLTGSIGRWFRPSATQYANAMVKEQARQVGYAHVLSFDVDPHDYADPGADTVTRRVLKAAAAGSVVALHMGHPGTVTALPAILDGLTQKGLHAVTASELCA is encoded by the coding sequence ATGACTGTCGACCGCCGCAGTGTTCTGCGTTCCGCTTCCCGCCTGGCCGCGTTCGGTGCCGCCGGCGGTCTCGTCGCCGCGTGCGGCGGCCCTTCCGACGGCAAGGGGGCGAACGGCCCCTCGGTGGCGGCCCGTCCGCAGCCCGCCCACCTGGCCGAGTCGCCGTCCGCGGGCCCGAGCCTGAGCCCGAGCCCGTCCGCGAGCGCCTCCCCGTCCGCGACGCCGTTCGCGCTGCCGCCGCTCGCCCCGGACACTCCGCAGGAGGTGGTGTCCGGTCCGCACAGCAGGCCGCAGTTGGCGCTGACCTTCCACGGGCAGGGCGATCCGGCGATCGCCAACGCGCTGCTGACGACGGCCGAGCAGCACGGCGCCCGGCTGACGGTGCTGGCGGTGGGCAGTTGGCTGGACGAGCAGCCGCAGATCGCCCAGCGGATCCTGTCCGGGGGCCACGAGCTGGGCAACCACACCCAGAACCACCTGGACATCTCGACGATGCGCCCGGAGCAGGCGCACGAGGAGATAGCGCAGTGCGCGCAGCGTCTGGAGCGCCTGACCGGCTCGATCGGCCGCTGGTTCCGGCCGTCCGCCACGCAGTACGCGAACGCGATGGTGAAGGAGCAGGCCCGGCAGGTCGGCTACGCGCACGTGCTGTCCTTCGACGTCGACCCGCACGACTACGCGGACCCGGGCGCGGACACGGTGACCCGCCGGGTGCTGAAGGCGGCGGCGGCCGGTTCGGTGGTCGCCCTGCACATGGGCCACCCGGGCACGGTGACGGCCCTCCCGGCGATCCTGGACGGCCTGACCCAGAAGGGCCTGCACGCGGTGACCGCCTCCGAGCTCTGCGCCTGA
- a CDS encoding ketopantoate reductase family protein, with protein sequence MRYLIIGAGAVGGTIGGRLHQAGHDVLLVARGPHLAALRAGGLRLTVPDGTHRLPVPAVGGPDEVELAPDDVLLLAVKTQHSTALLEQWAPRPVAGGGTAAERLPLVCAQNGVENERLALRRFERVYGMCVWLPSAHLEPGAVSAAGSPCSGVLHLGRYPHAPHHSPGTDAATDGTDATAARIAADLAGAHFDAYARPDVMAWKYAKLLSNLGNALEAVAGPIDGELRMRAWRRVRAEGEAVLAAAGIAHPSEEEQQAVRGERVTLLPLPGAVRGGGSSWQSLARGTGDIEADYLNGEIVLLGRLHGVPAPLNAALQRLAAEFARTGRPAGSLPDADLAALLDAS encoded by the coding sequence ATGCGCTACCTCATCATCGGCGCCGGCGCGGTCGGCGGCACCATCGGCGGCCGGCTGCACCAGGCCGGACACGACGTCCTGCTGGTCGCCCGCGGCCCGCACCTGGCCGCGCTGCGCGCCGGCGGCCTGCGGCTGACCGTCCCGGACGGCACGCACCGGCTGCCGGTCCCGGCGGTCGGCGGCCCGGACGAGGTCGAGCTGGCGCCGGACGACGTCCTGCTGCTCGCGGTGAAGACCCAGCACTCGACGGCCCTGCTGGAGCAGTGGGCGCCCCGCCCGGTCGCGGGCGGCGGGACGGCGGCCGAGCGGCTGCCGCTGGTGTGCGCGCAGAACGGGGTGGAGAACGAGCGCTTGGCGCTGCGCCGCTTCGAGCGGGTCTACGGGATGTGCGTGTGGCTGCCGTCCGCCCACCTGGAGCCGGGCGCGGTCTCCGCGGCGGGCTCCCCGTGCTCGGGCGTGCTGCACCTCGGCCGCTACCCGCACGCCCCGCACCACTCCCCCGGCACCGACGCCGCCACCGACGGCACAGACGCCACCGCCGCCCGGATCGCCGCCGACCTGGCCGGCGCGCACTTCGACGCGTACGCCCGCCCGGACGTGATGGCCTGGAAGTACGCGAAGCTGCTGAGCAACCTGGGCAACGCGCTGGAGGCGGTGGCCGGCCCGATCGACGGCGAGCTGCGGATGCGGGCCTGGCGGCGGGTGCGGGCGGAGGGCGAGGCGGTGCTGGCGGCGGCCGGGATCGCCCACCCGTCCGAGGAGGAGCAGCAGGCGGTGCGCGGCGAGCGGGTGACGCTGCTGCCGCTGCCGGGCGCGGTACGCGGCGGCGGTTCGTCCTGGCAGTCGCTGGCGCGCGGGACCGGCGACATCGAGGCGGACTACCTGAACGGCGAGATCGTCCTGCTGGGCCGCCTGCACGGCGTCCCGGCCCCGCTGAACGCCGCCCTGCAGCGGCTGGCCGCCGAGTTCGCCCGTACCGGCCGCCCGGCCGGCTCCCTCCCGGACGCCGACCTGGCCGCCCTGCTCGACGCCTCCTGA
- a CDS encoding SDR family NAD(P)-dependent oxidoreductase, which produces MGTGSLAGQVGLVTGAGSGIGRETAIGLAAEGMAVGLIGRTQDRLIATLKECVRHGARGVAVTADVTRPGAVREAVRSIERDLGPVDLLVNNAGQVDRAEVPIWETDPAQWWQVVETNLRGPYNLLRHVLPGMVRRGRGRVVNLNSGFALRPDGRYTAYATSKGALLRLSDNIADSVGEHGVVVLDISPGAVATEMTAGMEMFRDMKAWGSIPYMVAVTVDAARGRFDGLHGRFLHAGRDNLETLVASAAAIRSSDARTLRLRPYGPEDPMA; this is translated from the coding sequence ATGGGGACGGGATCACTCGCCGGACAGGTCGGACTCGTCACGGGGGCGGGCAGCGGCATCGGCCGCGAGACCGCCATCGGACTCGCCGCCGAGGGCATGGCCGTCGGCCTGATCGGCCGCACCCAGGACAGGCTGATCGCCACCCTCAAGGAGTGCGTCCGGCACGGCGCCCGCGGCGTCGCCGTCACCGCCGACGTCACCCGCCCCGGCGCCGTCCGGGAGGCCGTCCGCTCGATCGAACGCGACCTCGGCCCCGTCGACCTGCTGGTCAACAACGCCGGACAGGTCGACCGCGCCGAAGTGCCGATCTGGGAGACCGACCCCGCCCAGTGGTGGCAGGTCGTCGAGACCAACCTGCGCGGCCCCTACAACCTGCTGCGCCACGTCCTGCCCGGCATGGTGCGGCGCGGCCGCGGCCGTGTCGTCAACCTCAACAGCGGCTTCGCGCTGCGCCCCGACGGCCGCTACACCGCGTACGCCACCTCGAAGGGCGCGCTGCTCCGGCTCTCCGACAACATCGCCGACTCGGTCGGCGAGCACGGCGTCGTGGTGCTCGACATCAGCCCCGGCGCCGTCGCCACCGAGATGACCGCCGGGATGGAGATGTTCCGGGACATGAAAGCCTGGGGCTCCATCCCCTACATGGTCGCCGTCACCGTCGACGCCGCCCGCGGCCGCTTCGACGGCCTGCACGGGCGCTTCCTGCACGCCGGACGCGACAACCTGGAGACGCTGGTCGCCTCCGCCGCCGCCATCCGCTCCTCCGACGCCCGCACGCTGCGGCTGCGCCCGTACGGGCCGGAGGACCCGATGGCGTAG
- a CDS encoding 3-hydroxybutyryl-CoA dehydrogenase has protein sequence MSDIARVGVVGCGLMGSGIAEVFARAGLDVLISEASGEALELGRTRLTNSLETAVRRGKLSEEDRDAALARLAFTTELADFRDRDLVVEAVAEREDVKVRIFQTLDQVVTRRDAILASNTSSIPIVKLAAATGRPEQVIGLHFFNPAPVQKLVEVIPTLTTSAETTTRAEQFAVEVLGKEPIRARDRAGFVVNALLVPYLLSAVRMFETGVATAADIDKGMEAGCAHPMGPLRLCDLIGLDTIVSIAESMYDEYKEPLYAAPPLLSRMVDAGLLGRKSGRGFYDYTAS, from the coding sequence GTGAGCGACATCGCGCGCGTCGGAGTAGTCGGCTGCGGCCTCATGGGGTCGGGCATCGCCGAGGTCTTCGCCCGGGCCGGCCTGGACGTACTGATCTCCGAGGCCAGCGGCGAGGCCCTGGAGCTGGGGCGGACCCGGCTGACCAACTCGCTGGAGACCGCGGTGCGGCGCGGCAAGCTGTCCGAGGAGGACCGGGACGCGGCGCTGGCCCGGCTGGCGTTCACCACCGAACTCGCCGACTTCCGCGACCGCGACCTGGTGGTCGAGGCGGTCGCCGAGCGCGAGGACGTCAAGGTCAGGATCTTCCAGACGCTGGACCAGGTGGTGACCCGGCGGGACGCCATCCTCGCCTCCAACACCTCCTCCATCCCGATCGTGAAGCTGGCCGCCGCGACCGGCCGCCCCGAGCAGGTGATCGGCCTGCACTTCTTCAACCCGGCGCCGGTGCAGAAGCTGGTCGAGGTCATCCCGACCCTGACCACCTCCGCCGAGACCACCACCCGCGCCGAGCAGTTCGCCGTCGAGGTGCTCGGCAAGGAGCCGATCCGCGCCCGCGACCGGGCCGGCTTCGTGGTCAACGCCCTGCTCGTCCCGTACCTGCTCTCCGCCGTCCGGATGTTCGAGACCGGCGTCGCCACCGCCGCCGACATCGACAAGGGCATGGAGGCCGGCTGCGCCCACCCGATGGGCCCGCTGCGCCTGTGCGACCTGATCGGCCTGGACACCATCGTCTCGATCGCCGAGTCGATGTACGACGAGTACAAGGAGCCCCTGTACGCGGCCCCGCCGCTGCTCTCCCGGATGGTCGACGCGGGCCTGCTGGGCCGGAAGTCCGGCCGCGGCTTCTACGACTACACCGCGTCCTGA
- a CDS encoding chitosanase: MHPSKHRTARTARTTRAALAILAGVLPLTLAATGAGHAATPAAGGTSAVRAAAVAAVGLDDPAKKEIAMKLVSSAENSSLDWKAQYKYIEDIGDGRGYTGGIIGFCSGTGDMLELVQHYTDLKAGNVLAKYLPALKKVNGTDSHTGLGSAFVNDWKTAAKDTVFQQAQNDERDRVYFNPAVKQAKADGLRALGQFAYYDAIVMHGPGTSADSFGGIRAAALKKAKTPAQGGDEATYIKAFLDARKVVMKQEEAHADTSRVDTEQLVFLNAKNFDLNPPLKWKVYGDPYEINS, from the coding sequence ATGCACCCCAGCAAGCACCGCACCGCCCGCACCGCCCGCACCACCCGGGCCGCCCTCGCGATCCTGGCCGGCGTCCTCCCGCTGACCCTGGCCGCGACCGGCGCCGGCCACGCCGCCACCCCCGCGGCGGGTGGCACGAGCGCCGTGCGCGCCGCGGCGGTGGCCGCCGTCGGGCTGGACGACCCGGCGAAGAAGGAGATCGCGATGAAGCTGGTCTCCTCGGCGGAGAACTCCTCGCTGGACTGGAAGGCCCAGTACAAGTACATCGAGGACATCGGCGACGGCCGCGGCTACACCGGCGGCATCATCGGTTTCTGTTCCGGCACCGGCGACATGCTGGAGCTCGTCCAGCACTACACCGACCTCAAGGCCGGCAACGTGCTGGCCAAGTACCTGCCCGCGCTGAAGAAGGTCAACGGCACCGACTCGCACACCGGCCTCGGCAGCGCCTTCGTCAACGACTGGAAGACCGCCGCCAAGGACACCGTCTTCCAGCAGGCCCAGAACGACGAGCGCGACCGGGTCTACTTCAACCCGGCGGTCAAGCAGGCCAAGGCGGACGGGCTGCGCGCGCTCGGCCAGTTCGCCTACTACGACGCGATCGTCATGCACGGCCCCGGCACCAGCGCCGACAGCTTCGGCGGGATCCGCGCCGCCGCCCTGAAGAAGGCCAAGACCCCCGCCCAGGGCGGCGACGAGGCCACCTACATCAAGGCGTTCCTGGACGCCCGCAAGGTCGTCATGAAGCAGGAGGAGGCGCACGCCGACACCAGCCGGGTCGACACCGAGCAGCTGGTCTTCCTCAACGCCAAGAACTTCGACCTCAACCCGCCGCTCAAGTGGAAGGTCTACGGCGACCCGTACGAGATCAACTCCTGA
- a CDS encoding GNAT family N-acetyltransferase, with protein MEIREATPQDWSAVWPFFRRVIAAGETFTYPTDLTSDTARDWWLLDAPNRTVVAVDEAAGTVLGTAKMNNNQWGNGGHVASASFLVDPDHAGRGTGRALCVEALRWAREQGFRAMQFNAVVASNAPAVGLYRSLGFTVVGTVPEGFHHPRHGYVDLYVMHRPL; from the coding sequence ATGGAGATCCGTGAAGCCACCCCGCAGGACTGGTCCGCCGTCTGGCCGTTCTTCCGGCGCGTCATCGCCGCCGGCGAGACCTTCACCTACCCGACCGACCTGACGTCCGACACCGCCCGCGACTGGTGGCTGCTGGACGCCCCGAACCGCACCGTGGTCGCCGTCGACGAGGCCGCCGGCACCGTCCTCGGCACCGCCAAGATGAACAACAACCAGTGGGGCAACGGCGGCCACGTCGCCAGCGCCAGCTTCCTCGTCGACCCCGACCACGCCGGCCGCGGCACCGGCCGCGCGCTGTGCGTGGAAGCCCTCCGCTGGGCCCGCGAACAGGGCTTCCGCGCCATGCAGTTCAACGCCGTCGTCGCCTCCAACGCCCCGGCCGTCGGCCTCTACCGCTCGCTCGGCTTCACGGTGGTCGGCACCGTCCCGGAGGGCTTCCACCACCCCCGCCACGGCTACGTCGACCTGTACGTCATGCACCGACCGCTGTGA
- a CDS encoding MFS transporter translates to MTGHGYLALLRQREFAGLYTGFTLLTGAGTLSGFALGVLVRERTGSPFLTAMSMYGSSFAAVLGALTLMSVADGARPRRTLVALHLLALAATAAQAVPGLPLAVRFGLLLVVGLFQALGTGTRMGLLAEIVPAAGYARARSLLNVTAGGAMVLGFASGGALLTLLTPYRLMGVAAGLTALAAAVVAATVRERSVRPPRRSGLRETWRGNVELLGRPGRRALLLNLWVPNGLVVGCEALFLPYAPGRAGTLLAASAAGMLAGDLLVGRLLDAARRARLAYGLRLLLAGPFLLLAAGPPVWAAAVAVGLAGVGFAATLPLQERLLALTPDAARGQAQGVESAGRIAWQGVGAALAGALAQLVGARWAIGALAALSLLVTVVSRPAVRRAGRAAAGAGAAAGAGGAAVGPGGGVTAVGA, encoded by the coding sequence ATGACTGGTCATGGATATCTGGCGCTGCTGCGGCAGCGGGAGTTCGCGGGGTTGTACACGGGTTTCACCCTGCTGACGGGGGCCGGGACGCTGTCCGGGTTCGCGCTCGGCGTGCTGGTGCGGGAGCGCACGGGGTCGCCCTTCCTGACGGCGATGAGCATGTACGGCTCGTCGTTCGCGGCCGTGCTGGGCGCGCTGACGCTGATGTCGGTCGCCGACGGGGCGCGGCCGCGCCGGACGCTGGTGGCGCTGCACCTGCTGGCGCTGGCGGCGACGGCCGCGCAGGCCGTGCCCGGGCTGCCGCTGGCGGTGCGGTTCGGGCTGCTGCTGGTGGTCGGGCTCTTCCAGGCGCTGGGCACCGGGACCCGGATGGGCCTGCTGGCGGAGATCGTGCCGGCGGCGGGCTACGCGCGGGCCCGGTCGCTGCTGAACGTCACCGCGGGCGGGGCGATGGTGCTCGGCTTCGCGTCCGGCGGGGCGCTGCTGACGCTGCTGACCCCGTACCGGCTGATGGGCGTGGCCGCCGGGTTGACGGCGCTGGCGGCGGCCGTGGTGGCGGCGACGGTGCGGGAGCGGTCGGTGCGGCCGCCGCGCCGGTCCGGGCTGCGGGAGACCTGGCGGGGCAACGTCGAACTGCTGGGCCGGCCCGGGCGGCGGGCGCTGCTGCTCAACCTGTGGGTGCCCAACGGGCTGGTGGTGGGCTGCGAGGCGCTGTTCCTGCCGTACGCGCCCGGGCGGGCCGGGACGCTGTTGGCGGCGAGCGCGGCCGGGATGCTGGCCGGCGACCTGCTGGTGGGCCGGCTGCTGGACGCGGCCCGGCGGGCCCGGCTGGCGTACGGGCTGCGGCTGCTGCTGGCCGGGCCGTTCCTGCTGCTGGCGGCCGGGCCGCCGGTGTGGGCGGCGGCCGTGGCGGTGGGGCTGGCGGGCGTCGGGTTCGCGGCGACGCTGCCGTTGCAGGAGCGGCTGCTGGCGCTGACCCCGGACGCGGCGCGCGGCCAGGCGCAGGGCGTGGAGTCGGCGGGCCGGATCGCCTGGCAGGGCGTCGGCGCGGCGCTGGCGGGCGCCCTGGCGCAACTGGTCGGGGCGCGCTGGGCGATCGGGGCGCTGGCGGCGCTGTCGCTGCTGGTGACGGTGGTCTCCCGGCCGGCGGTGCGGCGGGCGGGGCGGGCGGCGGCGGGGGCTGGTGCGGCGGCCGGGGCCGGGGGCGCGGCGGTCGGGCCTGGGGGCGGGGTCACAGCGGTCGGTGCATGA
- the pheT gene encoding phenylalanine--tRNA ligase subunit beta, translated as MRVPLSWLREYVDLPAGETGRDVAARLVRAGLEVETVEQLGTDIKGPLVVGEVLSIEVLSGFKKPIRHCFVNVGNANGTGEPQEIVCGATNFEVGDKVVVILPGGVLPGPFPISARQTYGHTSAGMICSARELGMGDDHNGIIVLPPEFEAGTDAIELLQLVDEVLDIAVTPDRGYCLSMRGVAREAAAAYGLPLADPALLDVPPANAYGYLVKVADPVGCDRFVARTVTGVDPAAKSPIWLQRRLQKSGIRPISLAVDITNYVMLEVGQPLHAYDRGRVDGPIQVRRAVEGETLTTLDGVQRKLSAEDLLICDNSGPIGLAGVMGGATTEILDPVVDAETGAVTGTTEIIVEAAHFEPIAIARAAKRHKLPSEASKRFERGVDPEAARAAAQRAVDLLVLIAGGTAEAGVTDIAAPHPVRTIPIDADLPDRVAGAEYGRETVTRRLQEVGCSVSGTDILEVTPPSWRPDLTDPYDLAEEVIRLEGYDNVPARMPVTPPGRGLSEAQRFHRRVGVALAGAGYVEINAYPFVGEAAFDGLGLDADDPRRRTVKLVNPLNDAEPALRTTLLPGLLGALRRNVGRGNTDLAIFETGTVFLPKAEPKVAPRLPVDRRPTEEQLAELDAALPDQPRRVAVALTGERLPSGWWGKGAPSGWADAVEAARVVAAAAGVELTVRQAQYAPWHPGRCAELLVGDEVVGHAGELHPRVVKALHLPERTSAMELDLDLLFADGRRVSGPPVSAYPVATQDVALIVDAGVHAADVESALRDGAGELLESLRLFDVFTGEQAGAGKKSLAYTLRFRATDRTLTADEASAAREAAVTVAGERTGAVLRGA; from the coding sequence ATGCGCGTCCCGCTTTCCTGGCTGCGCGAGTACGTCGACCTGCCGGCGGGCGAGACCGGCCGCGACGTCGCGGCCCGGCTGGTCCGCGCGGGTCTCGAGGTGGAGACCGTCGAGCAGCTCGGCACCGACATCAAGGGCCCGCTGGTGGTCGGCGAGGTGCTCTCCATCGAGGTGCTGTCCGGCTTCAAGAAGCCGATCCGGCACTGCTTCGTGAACGTCGGCAACGCCAACGGCACCGGTGAGCCGCAGGAGATCGTCTGCGGCGCCACCAACTTCGAGGTCGGCGACAAGGTCGTGGTGATCCTGCCCGGCGGCGTGCTGCCCGGCCCGTTCCCGATCTCCGCCCGGCAGACCTACGGCCACACCTCGGCCGGCATGATCTGCTCCGCCCGCGAGCTCGGCATGGGCGACGACCACAACGGCATCATCGTGCTGCCGCCCGAGTTCGAGGCCGGCACCGACGCCATCGAGCTGCTCCAGCTGGTCGACGAGGTCCTCGACATCGCGGTCACCCCCGACCGCGGCTACTGCCTGTCGATGCGCGGCGTGGCCCGCGAGGCCGCCGCCGCGTACGGCCTGCCGCTGGCCGACCCGGCGCTGCTGGACGTGCCGCCCGCCAACGCGTACGGCTACCTGGTGAAGGTCGCCGACCCGGTCGGTTGCGACCGGTTCGTCGCGCGCACCGTCACCGGTGTCGACCCGGCCGCGAAGTCGCCGATCTGGCTGCAGCGCCGCCTGCAGAAGTCCGGGATCCGCCCGATCTCGCTGGCCGTCGACATCACCAACTACGTGATGCTGGAGGTCGGCCAGCCGCTGCACGCCTACGACCGCGGCCGGGTCGACGGGCCGATCCAGGTCCGCCGCGCGGTCGAGGGCGAGACGCTGACCACGCTGGACGGCGTGCAGCGCAAGCTGTCCGCCGAGGACCTGCTGATCTGCGACAACTCCGGCCCGATCGGCCTGGCCGGCGTGATGGGCGGCGCCACCACCGAGATCCTCGACCCGGTCGTCGACGCCGAGACCGGCGCCGTCACCGGCACCACCGAGATCATCGTCGAGGCCGCGCACTTCGAGCCGATCGCGATCGCCCGCGCCGCCAAGCGCCACAAGCTGCCCTCCGAGGCGTCCAAGCGCTTCGAGCGCGGCGTCGACCCGGAGGCCGCCCGGGCCGCCGCGCAGCGCGCCGTCGACCTGCTGGTGCTGATCGCCGGCGGCACCGCCGAGGCCGGCGTCACCGACATCGCCGCCCCGCACCCGGTGCGCACCATCCCGATCGACGCCGACCTGCCCGACCGGGTGGCCGGCGCCGAGTACGGCCGGGAGACCGTCACCCGCCGCCTGCAGGAGGTCGGCTGCTCGGTCAGCGGCACCGACATCCTGGAGGTCACCCCGCCGTCCTGGCGGCCCGACCTGACCGACCCGTACGACCTCGCCGAGGAGGTCATCCGGCTGGAGGGCTACGACAACGTCCCCGCCCGGATGCCGGTCACCCCGCCCGGGCGCGGCCTGTCCGAGGCGCAGCGCTTCCACCGGCGGGTCGGCGTGGCGCTGGCCGGCGCGGGCTACGTGGAGATCAACGCGTACCCGTTCGTCGGCGAGGCCGCGTTCGACGGCCTCGGGCTGGACGCGGACGACCCGCGCCGGCGCACCGTCAAGCTGGTCAACCCGCTGAACGACGCCGAGCCGGCGCTGCGCACCACCCTGCTGCCCGGCCTGCTCGGCGCGCTGCGGCGCAACGTCGGCCGCGGCAACACCGACCTGGCGATCTTCGAGACCGGCACGGTGTTCCTGCCGAAGGCCGAGCCGAAGGTCGCGCCCCGGCTGCCGGTCGACCGCCGCCCCACCGAGGAGCAGCTCGCCGAGCTGGACGCCGCCCTCCCCGACCAGCCGCGCCGGGTCGCCGTCGCGCTGACCGGCGAGCGGCTGCCGTCCGGCTGGTGGGGCAAGGGCGCGCCGTCCGGCTGGGCGGACGCGGTCGAGGCCGCCCGGGTGGTCGCCGCCGCCGCGGGCGTCGAACTGACGGTGCGCCAGGCGCAGTACGCGCCCTGGCACCCGGGGCGCTGCGCCGAACTGCTGGTCGGCGACGAGGTCGTCGGCCACGCCGGCGAACTGCACCCGCGCGTCGTCAAGGCGCTGCACCTGCCGGAGCGCACCAGCGCGATGGAGCTCGACCTGGACCTGCTGTTCGCGGACGGCCGCCGGGTCTCCGGCCCGCCGGTCTCCGCCTACCCGGTGGCCACCCAGGACGTGGCGCTGATCGTCGACGCGGGCGTGCACGCCGCGGACGTCGAGTCGGCGCTGCGCGACGGCGCGGGCGAACTGCTGGAGTCGCTGCGGCTGTTCGACGTGTTCACCGGCGAGCAGGCGGGCGCGGGCAAGAAGTCGCTGGCCTACACGCTGCGCTTCCGCGCCACCGACCGGACGCTGACCGCCGACGAGGCGTCGGCGGCCCGCGAGGCGGCCGTCACGGTGGCCGGCGAGCGGACCGGCGCGGTGCTGCGCGGGGCCTGA